Within the Zea mays cultivar B73 chromosome 10, Zm-B73-REFERENCE-NAM-5.0, whole genome shotgun sequence genome, the region AAAAAAACTATTagatctagtgcattcaaacatttTCTTAGTTTGGTGAAGCCGCGACCGTAAGAATTGTCGAAAATGCGAAGTGTTTGTCACCCTTTTCGTGATTCCCGCGTTTCGACTCAAAAACATCAATTTTAGGTCATGTTTAGAACCCATAAACTAATAGTTAGACAACTAATACATTATTAACTCGGTTAAGCTAGATAATGAACTAAGGTAGCTAACAATTACTTGTAGTATTAGCTAAAGGTATTTGGAAACTAATAACTAATTGTTTTAGTAGCTAACTGTTAGCTCTAGAGGTTTTAACAATATTAGGTCTCCTCGACTAACAACTAATTGCTTGCcggaaaaaaaaagagagaaggaAAACGAGACAAGGGTATTCTAGTCATTTTCGGTGTTAAACCCTACCACCACCACGGAGTGGTAAAATGGTCATTTAACTCGGAGCCCCAGAAAGATCTTAAACCCTAGAAAGCTCTTAAAAGCCCCCAGGGCTAGCAGCGGCGACGTATCCCTAATCCCACCTCCAGTCTTTGGGCACCAAATTTCCGGCGGCGATGGCGGCGGCTGTGGCGAGGTCAGGGTTCCGGCGCATGTTCTCCGTCTCTGCCTTCGCGCCGCCGAAGGCGCCCGCCGCGCGCCCCAAGGCCGACCCATCCCCCAACCTCTTCGTCTCCGGTGCGGCTCCTCCCTTCTCCTGTTTCCTTTTTTTCCCTGGTGAAACCTACGCGGCGGCCTCCTCTGTTCGTTTAGCTCCAGTACTGAATCTCTGGCGTAGATGGACGGTCACGCGGCCGTGATTTTACCCGCTCGTTAGTGTTCTGGTGGCGCTGGATCTCGTCGTGGTTTATGTGTAGGAATGGTTCATTTGTTACCGTGCTCCTCGGAAATCTTGGTGAAAGTTTGAGGTGCGTACTGACTGCCAATGGAAGCACAGCCTGTGCATCCACGGCGCTGGACAATGACCATGTAGGTTTCCTTCATTCCAGCCTAGGGTTTTCTACACTGCTGGTGATTGGTTTAGTTTCCATTTACTTACCCTATGAACGACGGTGTTGGCTATTGCGCACAAGCAACTAGGGAATCAGGTCACATGAGAGGAGAATGGGGGAGCCCAATAATTGTAATACTCCTGCATGCCATTGTTTTTTAGTTTGTATAATTTCCGTGCACTCCATTGTTTCACTGTTTGTGAAACTCGAAAATGACCTACCCTTTGACTTCTGAGTTCACCAGAAGTCATGGCAGAGAATGACGTCAGGTTGGTCTGGTCTGGATGTTGCTGAATTTTTACAGCAGGAACAAAAGAAAGATTGTAGTAGTGAGCTCACTTTTATTACAGAATTAAAATTGGGATATTCTGTCTCTTCCCCTTTAGGGCTTGTTCAGTTAGGAGGGGATTGGAGGGATTAAATCCTCACCTAGTCAAAGTTGAATAGGAAGGGATTTAATCCTTCTCAATCCCCTCTGATTCTTATGCAACCGGACATGGCCTTAATGTATGTAGGTTTGATGTTTCCGAACATGGGCTTACTTGCAGGCTTAAGCAAGCGTACCACAAGTGAAGGACTTAGAGAAGCCTTTGCGGAGTTTGGTGAAGTTTTGCATGGTATGGTTCTCTCCTTCCTTTGCTGTTCTTTTCATGCTATGGATTTGAAGCTTCTCATTTCTCTTACAACCGCAGCTCGAGTTGTGACCGATCGTGTCAGTGGGTTTTCTAAGGGATTTGGCTTTGTAAGGTATGCTACGACCGAAGAGGCAGCCAAGGGAATAGAAGGAAAGGATGGAAAGGTATGGTTACTTTACATTTTCTTTGTCTTGAATTGAAGGAGTGTTGCTCAATCTTTGGTTTTTGCTGCCTTCAATTTCTGTACATAATGCAACATTGCTTGTCATTAGATAGTCTATTTTCATTCTATGTTTTCAGTGTATGCATCTGTGTTATAtggcccctctccctccctctccgtTTGACGCATATCTAAACATATTGTTATTTGTGGATAAGAATGGATCACGGGTCACCTGCATGCTGCAGCTCTTAGGCGCCGTTTGGATCTGATAGGATTCTGAAAATCCCACGCAAAATATCTCATAGAGATTCAAACGGGCAAGATTTTAGATGCTAAAGTGCATTATCCGGTCCAAAATCTTGTATCCACGGTTGGGTAAGATAAAAGAAGATTCTACAGCCAACATATGTTGAAAAGACAAAGATAACCTTGAAAATGGTACCTGTGGCAGAGAAGGTAAGGACAATAAAAGAATATATGTTCAATGTGTAGCTCCAAATATCTACAATCCAAACAAGCTAGATAGAGAGCATGCGTAATCTAGATAATTCAAAATCCAGATTTTAAATATCTATATTTCATCCAAACGCGGCCTTAGATGTTTTTTCTATCTTCATACTGTTTGCATTGACCAATACATAGCTGCAAACGGGTTCGG harbors:
- the LOC100283837 gene encoding Organelle RRM domain-containing protein 2, mitochondrial, translated to MAAAVARSGFRRMFSVSAFAPPKAPAARPKADPSPNLFVSGLSKRTTSEGLREAFAEFGEVLHARVVTDRVSGFSKGFGFVRYATTEEAAKGIEGKDGKFLDGWVIFAEYAKPRPPPEETGMNSQPQQSWGAPSGSWGAQ
- the LOC100283837 gene encoding organelle RRM domain-containing protein 2, mitochondrial isoform X1 — translated: MAAAVARSGFRRMFSVSAFAPPKAPAARPKADPSPNLFVSGLMFPNMGLLAGLSKRTTSEGLREAFAEFGEVLHARVVTDRVSGFSKGFGFVRYATTEEAAKGIEGKDGKFLDGWVIFAEYAKPRPPPEETGMNSQPQQSWGAPSGSWGAQ